The proteins below are encoded in one region of Lactuca sativa cultivar Salinas chromosome 3, Lsat_Salinas_v11, whole genome shotgun sequence:
- the LOC111914423 gene encoding uncharacterized protein LOC111914423 yields MFGLKNGRVYVSRHVVFYELDFPLRNKSAGSLLGPTQQQLRTNHMDENMQQPFSNSNSPATSQPNIAVAQNSIEIHNPNIKQTTPTQNLIPTPNPPTPTTPTTIPGDHQYTCVGQTSQLNLNPDASSSPATPTSSSPKVQKFTPEVCTPSPAIPASSSITHPAPESPDSLNSTLKIRSLADIYQKTSPHPLPHGLIATKLDDVFSEP; encoded by the coding sequence ATGTTTGGACTTAAAAATGGTCGTGTTTATGTTTCACGACATGTTGTTTTTTATGAATTGGATTTTCCTTTGAGAAATAAAAGTGCAGGGTCTTTACTTGGTCCAACACAGCAACAACTGAGGACCAACCATATGGATGAAAATATGCAGCAACCGTTTTCAAACTCAAACTCACCTGCCACTTCACAACCCAACATTGCAGTAGCTCAAAACTCTATAGAAATCCACAATCCAAATATTAAGCAAACAACTCCCACACAAAACCTAATTCCAACACCTAATCCTCCAACACCAACCACGCCTACAACAATACCAGGTGACCATCAGTATACATGCGTTGGGCAAACATCACAACTAAACTTAAATCCAGATGCATCCTCTTCACCAGCCACCCCTACATCATCTTCACCCAAAGTTCAAAAATTCACTCCTGAGGTTTGCACTCCCTCACCTGCCATACCTGCATCTTCAAGTATTACACATCCAGCCCCTGAAAGTCCAGATAGTTTAAACTCAACCCTCAAAATCAGGTCTCTTGCTGATATCTACCAGAAAACATCACCCCATCCATTGCCACATGGTCTGATTGCCACCAAATTAGATGACGTGTTTTCTGAACCTTGA